A region of Candidatus Desulfarcum epimagneticum DNA encodes the following proteins:
- a CDS encoding Acetyl-CoA hydrolase: MDLSERRPEKLMSADEALSRIKNGSRVFLGTGFGEPRHLIRALAQNKKLHDIMIYQMLSSTLAEFVDDPSFLRRFSIKLFFINNVMRKAAFEGKIDYIPSYLSQLTGLFYSRRIGLDVSLIQVAPPDRFGYCSLGISVALSRAAIDNSKLVIAQVNPRMPRTWGETFVHVDEIDCMVAFEEPLLEDKPCEQDPETAEINARIGHYVSQLVDDGATLQIGLGNVPYSILQYLENKKNLGVHTQMITDAFIPLMEKKIINNKKKTLLPGKAVASLCMGSEALYRYVDDNPLFYFSSSKFVNDPSVIAKNERLISISSALEVDLTGQVCMDSVGDLFYSGSGDQVDFLRGSAMSKGGFSIIALPSTARGGTVSRIAPHLSKGAGVATTRGDVNFVVTEYGIAELQGKSIYQRVMELSQVAHPDFREELIRQAKKRHYIFADQLPPSREDLLFLESYKSIFKLKNGKTIEVRPLVPSDEFSYRNFFYSLRQETIFHRFFYNIKLFPHETIQKHWASVDYRKNMSLIGLSRARGHKEIMAIGSYAMGEDGARAEVAFVVREDFQSLGVASYLMDALQKIAKENGYMGFTATVLRTNSSMLRIFKKKFPAAKMSSSMDGFEIVADFDVPPPPDGDGAPETGEKNEK; this comes from the coding sequence ATGGATTTAAGCGAGCGCCGCCCTGAGAAACTAATGTCCGCAGACGAGGCGCTGTCCAGAATCAAAAACGGAAGCCGGGTGTTTCTGGGGACCGGGTTCGGCGAGCCCCGTCATCTGATCCGCGCCCTTGCCCAAAACAAAAAACTCCACGACATCATGATCTACCAGATGCTTTCCTCCACCCTGGCGGAATTTGTGGACGATCCGTCCTTTCTGCGCCGTTTTTCCATCAAGCTTTTTTTCATCAACAACGTCATGCGAAAGGCGGCCTTCGAGGGAAAAATCGACTACATCCCCAGCTACCTCTCCCAGCTCACCGGCCTTTTTTACAGCCGGCGGATCGGGCTGGACGTCTCCCTCATCCAGGTGGCCCCGCCGGACCGGTTCGGCTACTGCAGCCTGGGCATTTCCGTGGCGCTGTCCCGGGCGGCCATCGACAATTCCAAACTGGTCATCGCCCAGGTGAACCCCCGGATGCCCCGGACATGGGGGGAGACCTTTGTCCACGTGGACGAGATCGACTGCATGGTGGCCTTCGAGGAGCCCCTCCTTGAGGACAAGCCCTGCGAACAGGATCCGGAAACCGCCGAAATCAACGCCCGGATCGGCCACTATGTCTCCCAGCTTGTGGACGACGGGGCCACGCTTCAAATCGGCCTGGGAAACGTGCCCTATTCCATTCTCCAGTACCTGGAAAACAAAAAAAACTTAGGCGTCCACACCCAGATGATCACAGACGCCTTTATTCCGCTGATGGAAAAAAAGATCATCAACAACAAAAAAAAGACCCTGCTGCCCGGCAAGGCGGTGGCGTCTTTGTGCATGGGCTCCGAAGCGCTTTACCGGTACGTGGACGACAATCCCCTGTTTTATTTCAGCTCCTCGAAATTCGTCAACGACCCTTCAGTCATCGCCAAAAACGAGCGCCTGATCTCCATCAGCTCCGCCCTGGAGGTGGATCTGACCGGCCAGGTCTGCATGGACTCGGTGGGGGATCTGTTCTACAGCGGAAGCGGGGACCAGGTGGATTTCCTCCGGGGAAGCGCCATGTCCAAAGGCGGGTTTTCCATCATCGCCCTTCCCTCCACGGCCCGGGGAGGAACCGTGTCCCGGATCGCCCCCCATCTGAGCAAGGGGGCCGGGGTGGCCACCACCCGGGGAGACGTGAATTTCGTGGTGACCGAATACGGCATCGCCGAACTCCAGGGAAAAAGCATCTACCAGCGGGTCATGGAGCTGTCCCAGGTGGCCCATCCCGATTTCAGGGAGGAACTCATCCGCCAGGCCAAAAAAAGACATTATATTTTCGCGGACCAGCTTCCCCCCTCCAGAGAGGATCTTCTTTTTCTGGAATCGTACAAATCCATTTTCAAACTCAAAAACGGGAAAACCATCGAGGTCCGCCCCCTGGTTCCGTCGGACGAATTTTCATACCGGAACTTCTTTTACTCCCTGAGGCAGGAAACCATCTTCCACCGGTTTTTCTACAATATCAAACTTTTCCCCCACGAGACCATCCAGAAACACTGGGCCAGCGTGGATTACCGGAAAAACATGTCCCTCATCGGGCTGAGCCGGGCCCGGGGGCACAAGGAAATCATGGCCATCGGCTCCTACGCCATGGGCGAGGACGGCGCCCGGGCCGAGGTGGCCTTTGTGGTCCGGGAGGATTTCCAGAGCCTGGGGGTCGCCTCGTATCTCATGGACGCGCTTCAAAAAATAGCCAAAGAAAACGGATATATGGGATTCACCGCCACGGTTTTGAGAACCAATTCCTCCATGCTGCGCATTTTCAAAAAGAAATTTCCGGCGGCGAAAATGTCCTCCAGCATGGACGGATTTGAAATCGTCGCGGATTTTGACGTTCCTCCTCCTCCGGACGGCGACGGCGCCCCTGAAACGGGCGAAAAAAATGAAAAATAA
- the rsmG gene encoding Ribosomal RNA small subunit methyltransferase G → MKNKKSGPRKGSLETGSKRWRELILDGAERMGAPLDGRAAGLFAIHARELSMWNKKINLTAISDPLETAVKHFIDSIAAADLFPEGARLLDMGSGGGFPGLALKAARPDLSVTLLDASMKKTHFLSHVIRQTGLGDVRAAHGRAEDLAGDDSYKGRFDAVVCRAFSSLPDIWEKGAPFLSKNGRLTAWKGKNGESEAKEFLSGLSDMGAGGDEADVRIKKYRLPFLDLERALVLILKGR, encoded by the coding sequence ATGAAAAATAAAAAAAGCGGCCCCCGGAAAGGAAGCCTTGAGACGGGCTCCAAAAGATGGCGGGAACTCATCCTGGACGGCGCGGAGCGGATGGGGGCGCCCCTGGACGGCCGGGCGGCGGGGCTTTTCGCCATTCATGCCCGGGAGCTTTCCATGTGGAACAAAAAAATAAACCTCACGGCCATCTCCGATCCCCTGGAGACGGCGGTCAAACATTTCATCGATTCCATCGCGGCGGCGGACCTGTTTCCCGAAGGCGCGCGCCTGCTGGACATGGGCTCCGGCGGAGGCTTTCCGGGCCTGGCGCTGAAAGCGGCCCGGCCGGACCTCTCCGTGACGCTGCTGGACGCCTCGATGAAAAAAACGCATTTTTTAAGCCATGTGATCCGGCAAACCGGGCTTGGGGACGTCCGGGCGGCTCATGGCCGCGCCGAGGACCTGGCAGGGGACGATTCATACAAAGGACGCTTCGACGCCGTGGTCTGCCGGGCCTTTTCGTCCCTTCCGGACATTTGGGAAAAAGGGGCGCCGTTTCTTTCAAAAAACGGCCGGCTGACGGCGTGGAAGGGAAAAAACGGGGAAAGCGAGGCCAAAGAATTTCTTTCGGGGCTTTCCGACATGGGCGCGGGCGGGGATGAGGCCGACGTCCGGATAAAGAAATACCGGCTTCCTTTTCTTGATCTTGAAAGGGCGCTGGTCCTGATCCTGAAAGGGCGCTGA
- a CDS encoding Transcriptional regulator: MPVYEFECPEGTVTEEFVKMGTEKIECPECGCEAKKIISQCSFELKGGGWYADGYASSKK; encoded by the coding sequence ATGCCGGTTTACGAATTTGAATGCCCCGAGGGAACCGTCACCGAGGAGTTTGTGAAAATGGGGACGGAAAAAATTGAATGCCCCGAATGCGGGTGTGAGGCCAAAAAGATCATCTCCCAGTGCTCCTTTGAATTAAAAGGGGGGGGATGGTACGCCGACGGGTACGCCTCGTCTAAAAAGTAA
- a CDS encoding Acetyl-CoA hydrolase → MAFKHCWADDYVAKRASADEAAGMIRSGQRVFIGSCCGEPQRLVRALFEQSHRFTGVEIIRILTLETSGISPLMSVADKTHGQNLTIRSLYSGSLKTRKLSRDIRFATPVNLSAVPRLFKSRDLPIQAALIQASPPDDFGWMSLGVSVDITLAAAQSADRVIVQVNPRMPRTLGRSFIHVDDVDVIVEHEEALLSPGEPPDMESANVIAQYIANLVEDGATIQVCPGVTHAATLLALSEKNDIGIHTQHVTDHIMRLMARGVITNRRKGLNEGKLVASGAMGSRELYEFLNDNPSIELHPSNYVNDPAVISRHRDMASMNVAMSMDLTGQAAVDAFSYNQFFGATGLLDFVRGAAQAKGGKSILMLPATYEKGKKSRIVPTLNDTAVVVPRVDVHYVVSEFGAVNLFGKSMRERAMAMISIADPAFRDELFDKAKELGLIGAGRRLGESIRGVYPVHLEETILVDGMKVVARPVKPVDERRIQQHFYDLDKNDIVARFFHEKTNFVTEESESVYRVDYVNDITIVLVTGEFGFGKVIGIGQCLRDPRTHVGEIAFSVSKPFQGKGLGKTLLFKLLKAAKENGFTGMIAYTTPGNKGMRRLFNLLPFTVKTSREDDMLLLSCSFDEPRAE, encoded by the coding sequence ATGGCTTTTAAACACTGCTGGGCGGACGACTATGTGGCCAAGCGGGCGTCGGCCGATGAGGCCGCCGGCATGATCCGATCAGGCCAGCGGGTGTTCATCGGATCGTGCTGCGGAGAGCCCCAGCGCCTGGTCCGGGCGCTTTTCGAGCAGTCCCACCGCTTCACCGGGGTGGAGATCATCCGGATACTGACCCTTGAAACCTCCGGGATCTCGCCCCTGATGTCGGTGGCGGACAAAACCCATGGACAGAACCTCACCATCCGGTCCCTTTACTCGGGATCTCTCAAAACCCGTAAACTGTCCCGGGACATCCGTTTCGCCACCCCCGTCAACCTGTCGGCCGTGCCCCGCCTCTTTAAAAGCCGGGACCTTCCCATCCAGGCGGCGCTGATCCAGGCCTCTCCCCCCGATGATTTCGGATGGATGAGCCTGGGGGTGTCTGTGGACATCACCCTGGCGGCGGCCCAGTCCGCGGATCGGGTCATCGTCCAGGTCAACCCCCGCATGCCCAGGACCCTGGGCCGCAGTTTCATCCATGTCGACGATGTGGACGTCATCGTGGAGCATGAGGAGGCCCTGCTTTCCCCGGGCGAGCCCCCGGACATGGAATCCGCCAATGTCATCGCCCAGTACATCGCCAACCTCGTGGAGGACGGCGCCACCATCCAGGTCTGCCCCGGCGTGACCCACGCCGCCACCCTTCTGGCCCTGTCTGAGAAAAACGACATCGGAATTCACACCCAGCACGTCACCGATCACATCATGCGGCTCATGGCCCGGGGGGTGATCACCAACCGCCGAAAGGGCCTCAACGAGGGGAAACTGGTGGCCAGCGGGGCCATGGGCTCCCGGGAGCTGTATGAGTTCCTGAACGACAATCCCTCCATCGAGCTTCACCCGTCGAATTATGTCAACGATCCGGCCGTGATATCCCGGCACCGGGACATGGCGTCCATGAATGTGGCCATGTCCATGGACCTCACCGGCCAGGCGGCGGTGGACGCCTTTTCCTACAACCAGTTCTTCGGCGCCACCGGCCTTCTGGACTTTGTCCGGGGGGCGGCCCAGGCAAAGGGGGGGAAATCCATCCTCATGCTGCCCGCCACCTATGAAAAAGGGAAAAAAAGCCGGATCGTGCCCACGCTCAACGACACCGCCGTGGTGGTTCCCCGGGTGGACGTTCATTATGTCGTGTCCGAGTTCGGGGCCGTCAATCTTTTCGGAAAAAGCATGAGAGAGCGGGCCATGGCCATGATCAGCATCGCTGATCCCGCTTTCAGAGACGAGCTGTTTGACAAGGCCAAGGAGCTGGGCCTGATCGGCGCCGGCCGCAGGCTCGGAGAATCCATCCGGGGCGTGTACCCGGTTCACCTGGAGGAGACCATTCTCGTCGACGGGATGAAGGTCGTGGCCCGGCCGGTGAAGCCGGTGGATGAAAGACGGATTCAGCAGCATTTTTACGACCTGGACAAAAACGACATCGTGGCCCGATTTTTCCATGAAAAAACCAATTTCGTCACCGAAGAAAGCGAAAGCGTTTACCGCGTCGATTATGTCAACGACATCACCATCGTCCTGGTGACCGGGGAATTCGGCTTCGGAAAAGTCATCGGCATCGGCCAGTGCCTGAGGGACCCCCGGACCCACGTGGGGGAGATCGCCTTTTCAGTGAGCAAACCGTTCCAGGGAAAGGGGCTGGGCAAAACCCTGCTCTTCAAACTTCTCAAGGCCGCGAAGGAAAACGGTTTCACCGGCATGATCGCCTACACCACGCCTGGAAACAAAGGCATGCGCCGGCTGTTCAATCTGCTTCCCTTCACGGTGAAAACATCCCGGGAAGACGACATGCTTCTTTTGAGCTGCTCTTTTGACGAGCCCCGGGCTGAATAA
- a CDS encoding Transporter, which yields MSKAGKAANAMTMSWGKLAALLTGVILFAIVYYSPPWPDAIDPAGKHFLLSPQGKGAIAVFLLAGTWWVFEVVPIGVTSIAIGVLQAMFLIRPAKAAFKDFMDPSVMFIFASIMIGMVFTKTGLTKRLAYKMLMIVGEKTSMIYLGCFVVTAALTHIMAHTAVAATIYPLLVSIYAMYGEGDKVTKFGKGLFIGMAYVAGAGSIVTLLGAARGAVALGFYNDVMAEGIKAGTSADISFFYLTKFMFPIGWLMTFILWGFFMVFLKPEKKTIPGLREKATRLSSELGPLTKNEIIATVIVLSVIVVMSLRSFVPMLKPIDKTAIILVSTILFFVFRIMDLSDLEDVPWNIILLFAGAMSIGFCLWETGAAKWMAVNWLAMFQESPGFVFIMGITFFVLMMTNFIMNVAAIAISLPVALVIAPYLGVAAEVIVFAALVAAGMPFLLLVGAAPNAIAYNSKQFTTGEFFLYGIPASAILMVVIGLAVWIIWPLMGMPISVPPSVGG from the coding sequence ATGAGTAAAGCAGGAAAAGCAGCGAACGCCATGACCATGAGCTGGGGCAAGCTGGCCGCCCTTTTAACCGGGGTGATTCTTTTTGCCATCGTCTATTATTCGCCTCCATGGCCGGACGCCATTGATCCGGCCGGAAAACATTTTCTTCTAAGCCCCCAGGGAAAAGGAGCCATCGCCGTCTTTCTTCTGGCCGGCACATGGTGGGTGTTCGAGGTGGTGCCCATCGGCGTCACCAGCATCGCCATCGGCGTTTTGCAGGCCATGTTCCTCATTCGCCCGGCCAAGGCCGCCTTCAAAGATTTCATGGACCCGTCCGTCATGTTTATTTTCGCCTCCATCATGATCGGCATGGTCTTCACCAAAACCGGCCTGACCAAGCGCCTGGCCTATAAAATGCTGATGATCGTGGGGGAAAAAACCAGCATGATCTACCTGGGCTGCTTCGTGGTGACCGCCGCGCTCACCCACATCATGGCGCACACGGCGGTGGCCGCCACCATCTATCCGCTTCTGGTGTCCATTTACGCCATGTACGGAGAGGGAGACAAGGTGACCAAGTTCGGCAAGGGCCTTTTCATCGGCATGGCCTATGTGGCCGGCGCGGGCAGCATCGTGACCCTCCTGGGCGCGGCCCGGGGCGCCGTGGCGCTGGGTTTTTACAACGACGTCATGGCCGAGGGCATCAAGGCCGGAACCAGCGCGGACATCTCCTTTTTCTATCTCACCAAATTCATGTTCCCCATCGGATGGCTGATGACATTCATCCTCTGGGGATTTTTCATGGTTTTTTTAAAACCTGAGAAAAAAACCATCCCGGGATTAAGGGAAAAGGCCACGAGACTCAGCTCCGAGCTGGGGCCATTGACCAAAAATGAGATCATCGCCACGGTGATTGTTCTCTCGGTCATCGTCGTCATGTCGCTTCGCTCCTTTGTCCCCATGCTGAAGCCCATTGACAAGACCGCCATCATCCTGGTTTCCACGATCCTGTTTTTTGTCTTTCGGATCATGGACCTAAGCGATCTGGAGGATGTGCCCTGGAACATCATCCTTCTGTTCGCCGGGGCCATGAGCATCGGCTTCTGCCTGTGGGAAACCGGCGCGGCCAAATGGATGGCCGTGAACTGGCTGGCCATGTTCCAGGAATCCCCGGGCTTTGTCTTTATCATGGGCATCACCTTCTTTGTGCTGATGATGACCAACTTTATCATGAATGTGGCCGCCATCGCCATTTCGCTTCCGGTGGCCCTGGTCATCGCCCCCTACCTCGGGGTGGCGGCCGAGGTCATCGTCTTCGCGGCCCTGGTGGCGGCGGGAATGCCTTTTCTGCTGCTGGTGGGCGCGGCGCCCAACGCCATCGCCTACAACTCCAAGCAGTTCACCACCGGGGAGTTTTTCCTCTACGGCATTCCGGCCAGCGCCATCCTGATGGTGGTCATCGGACTGGCGGTCTGGATCATCTGGCCGCTGATGGGAATGCCCATCTCCGTTCCACCTTCCGTGGGAGGATAA
- a CDS encoding conserved hypothetical protein (Evidence 4 : Unknown function but conserved in other organisms) has protein sequence MKSTGIKEIIIPLSKYATVDEDAYLYEAVAELEMTREKSKLNLYPHSSVIVLRNNEEAIGILTYLDTFKALEPKYMEMGDISSLSRFGLSHKYLKSMLEAHNLFEKPLDDICRKASELKVKNFMRSPEEAEFVDENATLNEVVHQFVVGNYPSLLVTDGEKIIGALKLSDVFHEISVRIKECRI, from the coding sequence ATGAAATCAACCGGCATTAAAGAGATCATCATCCCCCTTTCGAAATATGCCACTGTGGATGAGGACGCTTATTTGTACGAGGCGGTGGCGGAGCTGGAAATGACCCGGGAAAAATCCAAACTGAACCTGTATCCCCACAGCTCGGTCATTGTTTTGAGAAACAACGAAGAGGCGATCGGCATACTGACCTACCTGGACACCTTCAAGGCCCTTGAGCCCAAGTATATGGAGATGGGCGACATCTCCTCCCTGTCCCGGTTCGGCCTTTCCCACAAGTATTTAAAATCCATGCTGGAGGCCCATAACCTGTTTGAAAAGCCCCTGGACGATATTTGCCGCAAGGCGTCCGAGCTTAAGGTAAAGAATTTCATGCGCTCCCCGGAGGAAGCCGAGTTTGTGGATGAAAACGCCACCTTAAACGAGGTGGTCCATCAGTTTGTGGTGGGGAATTATCCCTCCCTTCTGGTCACAGACGGGGAGAAAATCATCGGGGCGCTGAAACTGTCCGATGTGTTCCATGAGATCAGCGTGCGGATTAAAGAGTGTCGAATATGA
- a CDS encoding Transferase: MEQLNQLFERIVERSSVDLKTFNYDVASSSRDLISKGQMVKFYGFYGVSPNHPLNFHFTRSSLAGTYFLGKCRVADSILYKSDIRGDELKKKGETLRVGDKDMTVAEDEEIDIENSFLIKTLVHNFSHDPDSLEKFFIKDTIATHYANIHGAPVFGCFMEPFSTVDLTTARNCVIGRFSYVQAGEIESLNIRPGTVWVRAKDAFEFRYEHDIDELNDYIYFEPGRLPQGLFLDFMEDRKTAFQRIFETVHLDEVKWVPDSASLDRYALIKPRTQIGENVLVAQRAFIQNSRLGKGANAQENCFIINSVLEGNDVTAHGGKIIEAHLDRDVFVGFNSFLRGRPNFRLEIGKGCVIMPHTIIDIRKPLSIPDRHIVWGMVRNQEELERHSMPIAELRKVKTEVSKGNMSFKGDGEVFVNAFKDRIHHILEANGAFFEDAGAEDAEPKYRGHAQKNQSISFNTIQPYPEGDLEGLYPTIRISP, translated from the coding sequence ATGGAGCAGCTGAATCAACTTTTTGAACGGATTGTCGAACGCTCAAGCGTTGATCTTAAAACTTTTAATTATGACGTGGCGTCTTCGTCCCGGGATCTGATTTCCAAGGGTCAGATGGTGAAATTTTACGGATTCTATGGCGTTTCTCCCAACCATCCCCTGAATTTTCATTTCACCCGGTCCAGTCTCGCCGGGACCTATTTCCTGGGAAAATGCCGGGTGGCCGATTCTATTTTGTACAAAAGCGACATTCGGGGGGATGAGCTGAAGAAAAAAGGCGAGACGCTTCGCGTCGGGGATAAGGACATGACCGTGGCCGAAGATGAGGAGATCGACATCGAAAACTCTTTTCTCATTAAGACCTTGGTTCATAATTTCTCCCATGATCCCGATTCCCTTGAAAAATTCTTCATCAAAGACACCATCGCCACCCATTACGCCAACATACACGGCGCGCCGGTCTTTGGATGTTTCATGGAGCCGTTTTCCACAGTGGATCTCACCACGGCCCGGAACTGCGTCATCGGCCGGTTTTCCTATGTGCAGGCCGGCGAGATCGAGTCTTTGAACATCCGCCCGGGGACCGTGTGGGTGCGCGCCAAAGACGCCTTTGAATTCCGGTATGAGCATGACATCGACGAGTTGAATGATTATATTTATTTTGAGCCCGGCCGTCTGCCCCAGGGTCTTTTTCTGGATTTCATGGAAGACCGGAAAACGGCCTTTCAGCGTATTTTTGAAACAGTGCACCTGGACGAGGTTAAATGGGTTCCCGACAGCGCCTCCCTGGACCGTTACGCCCTGATCAAGCCCCGGACCCAGATCGGGGAGAATGTCCTGGTGGCCCAGCGGGCATTTATCCAGAATTCCCGGCTGGGAAAGGGCGCCAACGCCCAGGAAAACTGTTTTATCATCAATTCGGTCCTGGAGGGCAACGACGTCACGGCCCACGGCGGCAAGATCATTGAGGCCCATCTGGACCGGGATGTGTTTGTGGGATTCAACAGTTTCTTAAGGGGCAGGCCCAATTTCAGGCTGGAGATCGGAAAGGGATGCGTCATTATGCCCCACACCATCATCGACATCCGCAAACCCCTTTCCATTCCGGATCGCCATATCGTATGGGGAATGGTGAGAAACCAGGAGGAGCTGGAGCGCCACAGCATGCCCATCGCGGAGCTTCGGAAGGTGAAAACCGAGGTTTCCAAAGGAAACATGTCTTTTAAAGGCGACGGCGAGGTCTTTGTCAACGCTTTCAAGGACCGGATTCATCACATACTGGAGGCCAACGGCGCGTTTTTTGAAGACGCTGGCGCCGAGGACGCCGAGCCCAAATATCGAGGCCATGCGCAGAAAAATCAGAGCATATCCTTCAACACCATCCAGCCCTATCCCGAGGGTGATCTGGAGGGGCTGTACCCCACCATCCGGATCAGTCCATGA
- a CDS encoding conserved hypothetical protein (Evidence 4 : Unknown function but conserved in other organisms): MRYSLKDVPAGRLDLKDRTFRVTEWEGPEKARLLERSIETMGLLNPPAALPGDGGSWRIVCGFKRIEACRSLGIKEIRVRALSGKPDPLDLARWAIADNSFSRPLNLLERANAAALLFRSLKEAGAGEENLEKEAGALGLPGNSGVLADLQRVYFLPDSIKQKILSGRISLAMAVRLSALNREEAETFAEIFDTLRLGLNRQKEFLLLAKEIAIREDIGVRDVFSDPEFLDITGPEDGKDLPIQTKNARLYLQKRRFPALSKAREDFAENLKQLHLSAGASIAAPPFFEGNRYILHLPFSKKQDIREHQKTLDSLAENPALETFPGFKP, encoded by the coding sequence ATGCGCTATAGCCTCAAAGACGTCCCGGCCGGGCGCCTGGATCTCAAGGACCGGACCTTTCGCGTCACGGAGTGGGAAGGGCCTGAAAAGGCCCGGCTCCTGGAGCGCTCCATTGAGACCATGGGGCTTTTGAATCCCCCGGCGGCCCTGCCGGGGGATGGCGGATCGTGGCGGATCGTGTGCGGGTTTAAGCGAATCGAGGCCTGCCGGAGCCTTGGAATTAAAGAGATCCGGGTCCGGGCGCTTTCGGGAAAACCCGATCCGCTGGACCTCGCCCGATGGGCCATCGCGGACAATTCCTTTTCAAGGCCGCTCAATCTTCTGGAGCGCGCCAACGCCGCGGCCCTTTTGTTCCGGAGCCTCAAAGAGGCCGGGGCAGGGGAGGAAAACCTGGAAAAGGAGGCCGGCGCCCTGGGGCTGCCCGGAAATTCAGGCGTTCTCGCCGACCTTCAGCGCGTTTATTTTCTGCCGGATTCCATCAAACAAAAGATTTTATCCGGCCGAATCTCATTGGCCATGGCCGTCCGACTCTCCGCTTTAAACCGGGAGGAGGCCGAGACTTTCGCCGAAATTTTTGATACGTTGAGATTGGGATTGAACCGCCAGAAAGAATTTCTTCTTCTGGCCAAAGAGATCGCCATCCGGGAAGACATCGGGGTTCGGGATGTGTTTTCGGACCCGGAATTTCTGGACATCACCGGCCCGGAAGACGGCAAAGACCTTCCCATTCAGACAAAAAACGCCCGGCTTTATCTTCAAAAACGCCGTTTTCCGGCTCTTTCAAAGGCCCGGGAGGATTTTGCCGAAAATCTCAAACAGCTTCATCTCAGCGCCGGGGCCTCCATCGCGGCGCCCCCATTTTTTGAGGGAAACCGATACATTCTTCATTTGCCTTTTTCAAAAAAACAGGATATAAGAGAGCATCAAAAAACTCTGGACAGCCTGGCTGAGAATCCCGCCCTGGAAACCTTTCCCGGTTTCAAGCCATGA
- the purC gene encoding Phosphoribosylaminoimidazole-succinocarboxamide synthase produces MTDTVFETDFPNLKLVKRGKVRDIYDMGDRLLMVATDRLSAFDVVLPDPIPDKGKALTQISRFWFDQMASIVRNHVITSDVANYPEECRPYADVLDKRSMLVRKTEPLTIECVVRGYISGSGWKSYQKDGTVCGISLPDGLKESDRLSEALFTPSTKEDEGAHDINISFEEAANRVGKERAEKVRDLSLAIYKKGVELADEKGVIIADTKFEFGMDGDEIILIDEVLTPDSSRFWPKSAYRPGGAQESFDKQFVRDYLLSIQWNQKPPAPSLPEEVINGTRDKYKEAVSRLAGPDYAL; encoded by the coding sequence ATGACAGACACCGTTTTTGAAACCGATTTTCCAAACCTCAAACTGGTCAAACGCGGCAAGGTCCGGGATATTTACGACATGGGAGACCGCCTGCTCATGGTGGCCACAGACCGGCTTTCCGCCTTTGACGTGGTGCTTCCGGACCCCATCCCGGACAAGGGAAAGGCGCTCACCCAGATATCCCGTTTCTGGTTTGATCAGATGGCGTCCATCGTCCGGAACCATGTGATCACAAGCGACGTGGCAAACTACCCGGAAGAGTGCCGGCCCTACGCGGATGTTTTGGACAAAAGAAGCATGCTGGTGAGAAAGACCGAGCCTTTGACCATCGAGTGCGTGGTCCGGGGCTACATATCGGGATCGGGATGGAAATCCTACCAAAAAGACGGAACCGTGTGCGGGATATCCCTTCCCGACGGGCTGAAAGAGTCGGACCGGCTCTCCGAGGCGCTTTTCACCCCCTCCACCAAGGAGGACGAGGGCGCCCATGACATCAACATCAGTTTTGAGGAGGCGGCGAATCGGGTCGGAAAAGAGCGGGCGGAAAAGGTCCGGGACCTGAGCCTGGCCATTTACAAAAAAGGCGTGGAGCTGGCCGATGAAAAGGGGGTGATCATCGCCGACACAAAATTTGAGTTCGGAATGGACGGCGATGAGATCATCCTCATTGACGAGGTTTTGACCCCCGACTCATCCCGGTTCTGGCCCAAATCCGCCTACCGGCCCGGCGGCGCCCAGGAAAGTTTTGACAAGCAGTTTGTCCGGGACTACCTCCTTTCCATCCAGTGGAATCAGAAACCCCCGGCCCCAAGTCTTCCTGAAGAGGTCATAAACGGGACCCGGGACAAATACAAAGAGGCGGTTTCACGCCTCGCGGGCCCGGACTATGCGCTATAG